The following are encoded in a window of Amphibacillus xylanus NBRC 15112 genomic DNA:
- a CDS encoding N-acetylmuramoyl-L-alanine amidase — protein sequence MKKVFIDPGHGGKDPGAVGNGLLEKNITLDISQRIKNYLVSNYENISVKMSRTKDQTVSLSERTNQANRWKADLYVSIHINAGGGQGFESFIYNRQFKNKPQTEKIRTMIHNAVMDKVNWTDRGKKQANFHVLRETTMAAVLTESGFIDNRGDARNMKDSSWLQIVAEGHAIGIANALNLKKKSLPDKTGRLYRVVSGSFLEEDNARKRVHALKRKGYDSFIVQQMSQKERYYRVIVGAFSQFENAENRVKDLKKDGFDSFIVQM from the coding sequence ATGAAAAAAGTGTTTATTGATCCCGGACATGGTGGGAAAGACCCAGGCGCTGTCGGGAATGGATTATTAGAAAAGAATATAACTTTAGATATTAGTCAAAGAATTAAGAATTATTTAGTTAGTAACTATGAAAATATTAGTGTGAAGATGTCAAGGACAAAAGATCAAACAGTCTCATTATCAGAGCGTACAAATCAAGCAAATCGGTGGAAGGCTGATTTATATGTTTCCATTCATATTAATGCTGGTGGAGGGCAAGGTTTTGAGAGCTTTATATATAATAGACAATTTAAGAATAAACCACAAACCGAAAAAATCCGTACAATGATTCATAACGCAGTAATGGATAAAGTTAACTGGACTGATAGAGGCAAGAAGCAAGCTAATTTCCACGTTTTAAGAGAAACGACAATGGCAGCAGTATTAACTGAAAGTGGTTTTATTGATAATCGTGGAGATGCAAGAAATATGAAGGATAGTAGTTGGTTACAAATTGTAGCTGAAGGTCATGCGATCGGGATAGCTAATGCACTTAACCTAAAGAAAAAGTCACTACCTGATAAAACTGGTCGATTATATCGTGTAGTATCAGGATCTTTCTTAGAGGAGGATAATGCAAGAAAGAGAGTTCATGCTTTAAAAAGAAAAGGATATGATAGTTTTATCGTGCAGCAGATGAGTCAAAAAGAGCGCTATTATCGAGTCATTGTTGGTGCGTTTAGTCAGTTTGAAAATGCTGAAAATAGAGTGAAAGATTTAAAGAAAGACGGCTTTGACAGTTTTATCGTTCAAATGTAA
- a CDS encoding peptidylprolyl isomerase, which translates to MMVSMKKMSKLFIFLILLIFISACGDSGDTKLEDHNDIDDTVVFPVVEENPIVTITMEDDQEMVIELYPNIAPNTVANFISLIQSNFYDGLTFHRVIPNYMIQGGDPHANGLGGPGYSIPGEFTNNGFENNITHERGVISMARSSSPNSAGSQFFIMQDSVPGLDGDYAAFGKVIEGMSVVDQIAYLKRDKNDKPLEDYFIKTITVDTKGVEYPDPIKQ; encoded by the coding sequence ATGATGGTTTCTATGAAAAAAATGAGCAAATTATTTATCTTTTTAATCTTATTAATTTTTATTTCTGCCTGTGGTGACTCTGGTGATACAAAGCTAGAAGATCATAACGATATTGACGATACAGTCGTTTTCCCAGTAGTTGAAGAAAATCCAATTGTCACAATTACAATGGAAGATGATCAAGAAATGGTAATAGAACTATATCCAAATATCGCACCAAATACAGTCGCTAATTTCATTTCATTAATTCAATCGAACTTTTATGATGGACTGACATTTCACCGTGTAATACCGAATTATATGATTCAGGGTGGAGATCCACATGCGAATGGTTTAGGTGGTCCTGGATACTCTATACCTGGTGAATTTACAAACAATGGCTTTGAAAATAACATCACTCATGAACGTGGAGTCATTTCAATGGCACGTTCTAGCTCTCCAAATTCAGCTGGATCACAATTTTTTATTATGCAAGATTCTGTACCTGGTTTAGATGGTGACTATGCAGCCTTTGGAAAGGTTATTGAAGGTATGAGTGTAGTTGATCAAATTGCGTATTTAAAACGTGACAAAAATGATAAACCACTAGAAGATTACTTTATTAAAACAATTACAGTTGATACAAAAGGTGTAGAATATCCTGATCCAATTAAGCAATAG
- a CDS encoding methyl-accepting chemotaxis protein, with protein sequence MKMNVTRKITIIATIIVFLSVSALSFMNYRSSYREVLQAAGVELTGCANITTGIIDSEALYELVNGNEDRLSQIEEEIEWTVIQKEIFETHYILSLDGKVLAADSNLKAQGFSASDDFFLPDEAIEHILSGHTYYTEVYEFGGMKRLTGYAPIFKDHNPKNEVIAINAIDFEGSIVIERTWQMVKPTLIIGILLPIVAAVVTSLFVRRTIKPIQAISKHVNLVSLGKLNLEPLNINTKDELGQLARDVNEMVDSLKILIQEVVENSEVILATSEELFARADDTNHSTERIHDAISELATGVEKQSLSTETANQNLSNMAQSIQNISSEINELSQALQNADQIANSGQEIVKETMEQMDKINENTNEMNQISKRLNEQSKEIDQIINLITSISEQTNLLALNASIEAARAGEHGKGFSVVANEVRKLAEQTSVAVDEVAQLVNEIQKETQVSLEKTNQGYQSVSQGNKLIALTTESFDKISKTTAQNAEQLTHLLEEIDLIREQVNGLVLEVNEITAIAQHSAKNTSQINQSGEEQTIMMQDIYAASKELATIAEKLHLSIERFES encoded by the coding sequence ATGAAGATGAATGTGACTAGAAAAATCACTATAATTGCAACAATTATCGTGTTTTTAAGTGTAAGTGCGCTATCATTCATGAATTACCGATCTAGCTATCGGGAAGTACTGCAAGCAGCTGGAGTCGAGTTAACAGGCTGTGCTAATATTACTACAGGAATTATTGATTCCGAAGCCTTATATGAATTAGTAAACGGTAATGAGGATCGCTTGAGTCAAATTGAAGAAGAAATTGAATGGACTGTTATTCAAAAAGAAATCTTTGAAACACATTACATATTATCTTTGGATGGTAAGGTGCTAGCAGCAGATAGCAATTTAAAAGCCCAAGGTTTTAGTGCGTCAGATGATTTCTTCTTACCTGATGAAGCAATTGAACATATTCTTTCGGGACATACTTACTATACAGAAGTTTATGAATTTGGCGGGATGAAGCGATTGACTGGATATGCCCCAATTTTTAAAGATCACAATCCCAAAAATGAGGTCATAGCTATTAATGCGATTGATTTTGAAGGCTCAATTGTCATCGAACGAACATGGCAAATGGTTAAACCAACATTAATTATCGGCATTTTATTACCAATTGTAGCTGCAGTTGTAACAAGCTTGTTTGTTAGACGAACAATTAAACCGATTCAAGCCATCAGTAAACATGTTAATCTTGTATCATTAGGAAAATTGAATCTTGAACCTTTAAACATTAATACAAAGGATGAACTTGGCCAATTAGCTCGAGATGTGAATGAGATGGTTGATTCATTAAAGATATTAATTCAAGAAGTCGTAGAGAATTCTGAAGTTATTTTAGCAACTTCAGAGGAACTATTTGCCCGAGCGGATGATACAAATCATTCAACGGAGCGAATCCATGACGCTATTAGTGAGTTAGCCACGGGCGTTGAGAAGCAATCACTATCAACTGAAACAGCTAATCAAAATCTAAGCAATATGGCTCAATCAATTCAAAATATCTCAAGTGAGATTAATGAATTAAGTCAAGCTTTACAAAACGCTGATCAAATCGCGAACTCAGGACAAGAAATTGTCAAAGAAACAATGGAACAAATGGACAAGATTAATGAAAACACGAATGAAATGAACCAAATTTCAAAACGACTTAATGAACAATCGAAGGAAATTGATCAAATTATTAATTTGATTACTAGTATTTCAGAACAAACTAATTTACTTGCATTAAATGCATCAATTGAAGCGGCACGAGCTGGAGAGCATGGTAAAGGGTTCTCTGTTGTTGCAAATGAAGTCCGTAAGTTAGCTGAACAGACTAGCGTTGCAGTTGATGAAGTCGCACAACTAGTTAATGAAATTCAAAAAGAAACTCAAGTTTCATTAGAAAAAACAAATCAAGGTTATCAATCTGTTAGTCAAGGTAATAAATTAATTGCTCTTACTACAGAATCATTTGACAAAATTTCTAAAACAACGGCTCAAAATGCTGAACAACTTACACATCTATTAGAGGAAATTGATTTAATTAGAGAACAAGTTAATGGCTTAGTACTCGAAGTTAATGAAATTACGGCGATTGCTCAACATTCAGCTAAAAACACAAGTCAAATCAATCAATCTGGTGAAGAACAAACAATTATGATGCAAGATATTTATGCAGCATCCAAAGAGTTAGCAACAATTGCGGAGAAATTACATCTAAGTATTGAAAGATTTGAATCATAA
- a CDS encoding squalene/phytoene synthase family protein, which produces MNNEPKKLYQDALRVLKDTSRTFYIPITLLKPKLKKTVASAYLCMRAIDEIEDHEELSIDVKSCLLTRISHMLESHFSRSGYQELIQPYHDKLPEVTIRLADWLDFCPNDVVGKVMHYTGVMANGMAKWAKRNWDIITKEDFDDYTFYVAGLVGVMLSEIWQWYDDVKTDQDLAIGFGRALQCVNILRNQDEDYDRGVNFLPNDWTRGDLFNYADQNLQLAKQYIETLTNNNIKIFCLIPYKLADKTLSVMKNGREKMTRSEVKTIVADIIED; this is translated from the coding sequence TTGAATAATGAACCAAAAAAGTTATATCAGGATGCTTTACGCGTATTAAAAGATACGAGTCGAACTTTTTATATCCCTATTACATTATTAAAGCCTAAGTTAAAGAAAACTGTTGCTTCGGCTTATCTTTGTATGCGAGCAATTGATGAAATTGAAGATCATGAAGAATTATCAATAGACGTAAAGAGCTGTTTACTCACTCGAATCAGTCACATGCTCGAGAGTCATTTTAGCCGATCAGGATATCAAGAATTAATTCAACCATATCATGATAAATTACCTGAGGTTACGATTCGCTTAGCAGACTGGCTTGACTTTTGTCCGAATGACGTTGTTGGTAAAGTTATGCATTATACTGGTGTCATGGCAAATGGTATGGCAAAATGGGCGAAGAGGAATTGGGACATTATAACGAAAGAAGACTTTGATGATTATACTTTTTATGTTGCTGGTCTTGTAGGTGTGATGCTTTCAGAAATATGGCAATGGTATGACGATGTTAAGACTGATCAAGATCTCGCTATTGGCTTCGGCAGGGCTTTACAATGCGTGAATATTCTTCGTAATCAAGATGAAGATTATGATCGTGGCGTGAATTTCTTACCGAATGATTGGACTCGAGGAGATTTATTTAACTATGCCGATCAGAATCTCCAATTAGCAAAACAATATATTGAAACACTTACGAATAACAATATCAAGATTTTTTGTCTAATTCCATATAAGCTAGCTGATAAAACATTATCTGTTATGAAAAATGGTCGCGAAAAAATGACGCGCTCCGAAGTTAAAACAATTGTAGCAGACATTATTGAAGACTAA
- a CDS encoding protein adenylyltransferase SelO gives MIEVKEIGWQFEDSYTTLADKFFTFTNPNPVKSPDWVMINEDLANELGLNINHLKNVEGLRALSGNQIPRGSKPIAQAYAGHQFGYFTILGDGRAILLGEQITPNKSRFDIQLKGAGKTPYSRGGDGRAALGPMLREYLISEAMYGLGIPTTRALAVVTTGEQVMREQALPGAVLTRVASSHLRVGTFQFARQFGTIQELKQLADYAISRHYPHLTELRNKYILFLKEVIENQAKLVAKWDLVGFVHGVMNTDNMTISGETIDYGPCAFIDQYNPSTVFSSIDQHGRYAYNQQKPVAIWNLARLAESLLPILAEDKSHAINQAQSLLKSFSDVYDHAWTVGMKAKLGFFEVTNVEQSFIEEFLNLMNKFQADYTDTFRALTVNDFSRQKWFKSKEFKHWFSKWEQKIAQQTASKEDITRLMRRSNPMIIPRNYLVEDVLEKAVKDGDYEPFTKLHLALKNPYAYSNEQLAYINLPPESDQRYQTFCGT, from the coding sequence ATGATCGAAGTAAAAGAGATTGGTTGGCAATTTGAGGATAGCTATACTACTTTAGCAGACAAATTTTTTACCTTTACAAATCCCAATCCAGTTAAATCACCAGATTGGGTAATGATTAATGAGGATTTAGCAAATGAGCTCGGTCTAAACATTAATCATTTGAAGAATGTTGAGGGCTTGAGGGCATTATCTGGTAATCAGATTCCACGCGGTTCAAAGCCAATTGCGCAAGCCTATGCTGGTCATCAATTTGGTTATTTTACAATACTAGGTGATGGACGGGCAATCCTTTTAGGTGAACAGATTACACCAAATAAAAGTAGATTCGATATTCAGTTAAAAGGAGCAGGTAAGACACCATACTCAAGAGGTGGTGATGGTCGGGCAGCGTTGGGGCCAATGTTAAGAGAATATTTAATTAGTGAGGCAATGTATGGATTAGGTATTCCGACCACAAGGGCGCTCGCAGTCGTCACAACTGGTGAACAAGTGATGCGTGAACAGGCATTACCAGGTGCAGTTCTAACCAGGGTAGCGTCAAGTCACTTGAGAGTGGGAACATTTCAATTTGCGAGACAGTTTGGTACAATTCAAGAATTAAAACAGTTGGCTGATTATGCAATCAGTAGACATTACCCGCACCTGACTGAACTACGAAACAAATATATATTATTCCTGAAAGAAGTAATAGAAAATCAAGCAAAATTAGTTGCAAAATGGGATTTAGTTGGCTTTGTCCATGGCGTAATGAATACAGATAATATGACAATTAGTGGAGAGACAATAGATTATGGACCTTGCGCATTTATTGATCAATACAATCCGAGTACGGTTTTTAGTTCAATTGATCAACATGGAAGGTATGCATATAATCAACAAAAGCCTGTTGCAATTTGGAACTTAGCCCGTCTTGCAGAATCTTTATTACCCATTTTAGCTGAAGACAAGAGTCATGCAATAAATCAAGCTCAGTCTCTACTAAAATCTTTTTCTGACGTTTATGATCATGCTTGGACTGTTGGAATGAAAGCAAAATTAGGGTTTTTTGAAGTAACGAACGTTGAACAATCGTTTATTGAGGAATTTCTAAATCTGATGAATAAGTTTCAAGCAGATTATACAGATACATTTCGAGCGTTAACTGTAAATGATTTTAGTAGGCAAAAATGGTTTAAGTCAAAGGAATTTAAGCATTGGTTTAGTAAATGGGAACAAAAAATAGCTCAACAAACTGCTTCAAAAGAAGATATCACAAGATTGATGAGACGTTCTAACCCGATGATTATTCCAAGAAATTATTTAGTGGAAGATGTACTTGAGAAGGCTGTTAAAGATGGGGATTACGAACCATTTACAAAGTTACATCTAGCTTTAAAAAATCCCTATGCATATTCAAATGAGCAATTGGCGTATATCAATTTACCACCAGAATCAGATCAACGATACCAAACATTTTGCGGTACCTAA
- a CDS encoding amino acid permease codes for MDNNQTNMKKNLKTIDLVLLGLGAVVGTGIFVITGTAANEYAGPGLVFSFLIAGIVIIMIGLCYAELSSRLPLAGGPYAYMLAIAGKRIAWIAGWLTIWEYLLASASVASGWSGYVNGFLEGLGMPLPTIFQASFNAEAGTYVDLIAIIMTLLVTWLVSQETKKALRLNNMLFFLKFIIIALFILIGMFYINPENWTPVMPYGLSGVTSGATLVFFAFLGFDSISMSAEEVKNPQKSLPRGILIAIGISTLLYILVTLVLTGIVPYTNLGVKDPVAFALRYVDQGLIAAVISVGAIITLLTVLIAMLYGLARLLYAMSKGKLLPSYLSQLNQQTQTPQKATWAAGLIAAVFSGVIPLQSLAELTNLVTLVVMMMLAIGLIYLRKQKGEPTKDEFRVPWVPFIPIITVLITFYLILQLSYTTWVMFGFCMLLGIMIYLIHVKKIDNV; via the coding sequence ATGGATAATAATCAGACAAACATGAAAAAAAACTTAAAAACAATTGATTTAGTCTTATTAGGTCTTGGAGCAGTTGTTGGTACTGGTATCTTTGTAATTACTGGTACAGCTGCAAACGAATATGCTGGTCCAGGATTAGTTTTTTCATTTTTAATTGCTGGTATCGTCATCATTATGATTGGCTTATGTTATGCGGAGCTGTCATCACGGTTACCATTAGCAGGTGGGCCTTATGCATATATGCTTGCGATAGCGGGAAAGCGCATTGCATGGATTGCTGGGTGGTTGACGATTTGGGAATATCTGCTTGCATCAGCTTCAGTAGCTTCTGGTTGGTCAGGCTATGTAAATGGATTTTTAGAGGGTTTAGGTATGCCATTACCAACAATCTTTCAAGCTTCATTTAATGCAGAAGCTGGTACGTACGTAGATTTAATTGCCATTATCATGACGTTACTTGTTACTTGGCTTGTCAGTCAGGAAACGAAGAAAGCCTTAAGACTTAATAACATGCTATTTTTCTTAAAATTTATTATCATTGCCTTATTCATATTAATAGGTATGTTTTATATTAATCCAGAAAATTGGACACCAGTTATGCCTTATGGTTTATCAGGTGTCACATCTGGTGCTACATTAGTATTTTTTGCATTTTTAGGTTTTGATTCAATCAGTATGTCGGCAGAAGAAGTGAAAAATCCTCAAAAAAGCTTGCCAAGAGGTATATTAATTGCGATCGGGATTTCTACATTATTATATATATTAGTTACACTAGTCTTAACTGGAATCGTTCCATATACAAATCTAGGTGTAAAAGATCCAGTAGCATTTGCACTTCGTTATGTTGATCAAGGATTGATTGCTGCTGTTATTTCTGTAGGAGCAATTATTACTTTGTTAACGGTGTTGATTGCTATGTTATATGGATTAGCTCGACTTCTTTATGCAATGAGTAAAGGTAAGCTTTTGCCTAGTTATTTGAGTCAACTTAATCAACAAACCCAAACACCACAAAAAGCAACATGGGCAGCTGGGTTAATTGCGGCAGTATTTTCTGGTGTTATTCCATTGCAATCTTTAGCTGAGTTAACTAATTTAGTAACACTTGTTGTGATGATGATGCTAGCGATCGGGTTAATCTATCTTAGAAAGCAAAAAGGTGAGCCGACGAAAGATGAATTTAGAGTGCCTTGGGTACCATTTATTCCAATTATAACTGTTTTAATAACATTTTATTTAATTTTACAACTAAGCTACACTACATGGGTCATGTTTGGTTTTTGTATGTTGTTGGGCATCATGATTTATTTGATTCATGTTAAAAAAATAGATAATGTGTAA
- a CDS encoding DUF3784 domain-containing protein, producing the protein MYILFLVGLILILLGFMVHILKWYFLISGYNTMSKEKQKNVDTEGLGRFMGIYSYVNGAVFILAGALYGFGYENSIIPATIFIIVSTIYFIIRAQKFDHNKTNKSK; encoded by the coding sequence ATGTATATTTTATTTCTTGTAGGCCTTATCTTAATCTTATTGGGATTCATGGTTCATATATTAAAATGGTATTTTTTAATTTCAGGATACAACACAATGTCAAAGGAGAAACAGAAAAACGTTGATACTGAAGGACTTGGACGATTCATGGGAATATATTCATACGTAAATGGAGCCGTATTTATTCTAGCAGGAGCTTTGTATGGATTTGGTTATGAAAATTCCATAATACCAGCTACTATATTTATCATCGTGTCTACAATATACTTCATTATCAGAGCACAGAAATTTGATCATAACAAGACTAATAAAAGTAAATAA
- a CDS encoding Glu/Leu/Phe/Val family dehydrogenase — translation MTQDNYNAYQTAQEQFDHVADLINLNQSAREMLREPSREFHFTIPVKMDDGTTKVFKGYRIQHNDARGPSKGGIRFDPNETVDTIRALSMWMTWKCAVVDIPLGGGKGGIVCDPRQLSDAEQERLCRGYVRQLARNIGEVIDVPAPDVMSNAQHMLWMLDEYETIRGGHYPGAITGKPVGMGGSLGRTEATGFGVIYTLREALKTQNIDITKTTASIQGFGNVAEYAARLYSEMGGKIIAISTWDNQDKKAYTYRNLKGINVEELVLIKDKFGTIDKEKAVQMGYEVLDGDAWLEQEVDILLPCALENQITADKFPLINQSVKVICEGANGPTTPDADKLIKERGIYLVPDFLCNAGGVTCSYFEQVQSNMNYFWDKAEVLEKLDSKMTAAFHAVHELAEEKELYMRDAAYVIAIERVANAVKLRGWI, via the coding sequence GTGACACAAGATAATTATAATGCTTATCAAACAGCACAAGAACAATTTGATCATGTTGCAGACTTAATTAACTTAAACCAATCTGCTCGTGAAATGCTTCGTGAACCAAGTCGAGAATTTCATTTTACTATACCAGTGAAAATGGATGACGGAACAACAAAAGTCTTTAAAGGATACAGAATTCAGCATAACGATGCAAGAGGCCCTTCTAAAGGTGGGATTCGCTTCGATCCAAATGAAACAGTCGATACAATTCGTGCTCTATCAATGTGGATGACTTGGAAGTGTGCCGTCGTTGATATCCCTCTAGGTGGAGGAAAGGGTGGAATTGTCTGTGATCCAAGACAATTATCTGATGCTGAACAAGAACGACTCTGCCGAGGATATGTCAGACAATTAGCAAGAAATATCGGAGAAGTGATTGATGTTCCAGCTCCAGATGTGATGTCAAATGCACAACATATGTTATGGATGTTAGATGAATATGAAACAATTCGTGGTGGACATTATCCAGGAGCAATTACCGGTAAACCAGTCGGTATGGGTGGTTCATTAGGTCGAACAGAAGCTACTGGATTCGGTGTTATTTATACACTTCGTGAAGCACTAAAAACTCAAAATATTGATATTACAAAAACGACAGCAAGTATTCAAGGCTTTGGTAATGTAGCGGAATATGCAGCTCGCCTATATTCTGAAATGGGTGGTAAAATTATCGCTATTTCTACATGGGATAATCAAGATAAAAAAGCCTATACTTATCGCAATTTAAAAGGAATTAATGTTGAAGAATTGGTGTTGATCAAAGATAAGTTTGGAACGATCGATAAAGAAAAAGCTGTTCAAATGGGCTATGAAGTATTAGATGGAGATGCTTGGTTAGAACAAGAAGTAGACATTTTACTTCCATGTGCACTTGAAAATCAAATTACAGCTGACAAATTCCCATTAATTAATCAGTCTGTAAAAGTAATTTGTGAAGGCGCGAACGGTCCAACAACTCCTGATGCTGATAAATTAATTAAAGAACGAGGAATTTACTTAGTTCCTGATTTCCTTTGTAACGCAGGTGGAGTAACGTGTAGTTACTTTGAGCAAGTTCAATCAAATATGAACTATTTCTGGGATAAGGCTGAAGTACTTGAAAAGTTAGACAGTAAAATGACAGCTGCGTTTCACGCAGTTCATGAATTAGCAGAAGAAAAGGAATTATATATGAGAGATGCAGCATACGTTATAGCAATTGAACGAGTTGCAAATGCAGTAAAACTTCGTGGCTGGATCTAA
- a CDS encoding nuclease-related domain-containing protein, protein MGISLIVSTYSKRKRQYVSQGVNKIINQRFSKYENAVSPLKGDLSIILEGKYKSPTTIKLPLDKQENFLANQIQTLDNIGVDKLRKITIYLDPIMEYYYNAIIDKAMKFGMSNDFIKYYDRHLKKFTDYYREIYNEQRAKLNGVQLGKIGEDRMEKELKSFEKVQGFKTLSNVQLQFGNKSFETDFLVFSKHGIFSIEVKNIGEHANYSIQINPDGQWLKVFDNGNKVPMQDISSQVNYHMSMTDGLFAQYIEETGNQVPEVKPIIIIANNNVVVDNLANLPIYRVSQFIHIMRNEPVIMNDTEIEQLYNWISQFQVPTKSYEVLDYTECIKQGYQVFEEISVHLNVIDELVNDLAFNTDDYFKKEIKKSIKH, encoded by the coding sequence ATGGGGATATCTTTAATTGTAAGTACATATAGCAAGCGTAAGCGTCAATATGTGAGCCAAGGTGTTAATAAAATTATTAATCAGCGTTTTTCCAAGTATGAAAATGCTGTTTCACCATTGAAAGGCGATTTATCTATCATATTAGAAGGAAAATATAAAAGTCCTACTACAATAAAATTACCTTTAGATAAACAAGAAAACTTTTTAGCAAATCAAATACAAACTCTTGATAACATTGGTGTTGATAAGCTACGAAAAATAACAATTTATCTTGACCCGATTATGGAATACTATTATAACGCCATAATAGATAAGGCTATGAAGTTTGGGATGTCTAACGACTTTATCAAGTATTATGATCGTCATTTGAAAAAATTCACTGATTATTATCGTGAGATTTACAATGAACAAAGAGCTAAGCTTAATGGTGTCCAGTTGGGGAAAATAGGCGAGGACCGAATGGAAAAAGAACTAAAATCATTTGAAAAGGTACAAGGGTTTAAAACTTTATCAAATGTGCAATTACAGTTTGGTAATAAATCATTCGAAACTGACTTCTTAGTTTTTTCTAAGCATGGTATATTTTCAATCGAAGTGAAAAACATAGGAGAACATGCTAATTATTCAATTCAAATCAATCCTGATGGACAATGGCTTAAGGTATTTGATAACGGTAATAAAGTACCGATGCAGGATATATCTTCTCAAGTAAACTATCATATGAGTATGACAGATGGGCTATTTGCGCAATACATTGAGGAAACAGGTAATCAAGTTCCAGAAGTTAAACCAATTATCATTATTGCCAATAATAATGTCGTTGTTGATAATTTAGCGAATTTACCAATCTATCGTGTAAGTCAGTTTATACACATTATGAGAAATGAACCAGTGATCATGAATGATACTGAAATTGAACAGCTATACAATTGGATTTCACAATTCCAAGTACCGACAAAAAGTTATGAAGTATTAGACTACACAGAATGTATCAAACAAGGATATCAAGTCTTTGAAGAAATTAGCGTACACTTAAATGTAATTGATGAATTAGTCAATGATTTGGCATTTAATACAGATGATTATTTCAAAAAAGAAATAAAAAAATCGATTAAACATTGA
- a CDS encoding rhodanese-like domain-containing protein — translation MTENLNQSNAVDQLFTSVDNPLEKESICKLVQLNILQENDLALYKSEEKITTEQFVIWLIRSVVYFKGKEESTHEIYTRDAMDYCIQKGIIEDYDMLNRQNPIERRQVARIVHDTLRLELYEKDEHGWSAAKKLTDIYSCRTCVQHIAQVYEKGIIEADQPNIFNLMGNITQAQATAIILRMVDRSYRNPKTNVSLVNSIELTPEQADNLLVNNDGVLLIDVRSNEAYKNGHIAGSINYPLLIINQNPNIISDDKNQPIILYCQKGYQSKLAADLLVNAGYTKVYTIPGVEQNGYDLVY, via the coding sequence ATGACTGAAAATCTAAATCAATCCAATGCAGTAGATCAATTGTTTACTAGTGTAGATAATCCCTTAGAAAAAGAATCGATTTGTAAATTGGTCCAGCTTAATATTCTTCAGGAAAATGATCTAGCATTATATAAATCTGAAGAAAAAATTACAACTGAACAATTCGTTATTTGGCTGATAAGAAGTGTTGTATATTTTAAGGGGAAAGAAGAGTCAACACACGAGATTTATACACGTGATGCTATGGACTATTGTATTCAAAAAGGGATTATTGAAGATTATGACATGCTTAATCGGCAAAATCCAATTGAGCGTCGTCAAGTAGCTAGAATTGTTCATGATACGCTTAGACTTGAATTATATGAAAAAGATGAGCATGGCTGGTCAGCCGCGAAAAAATTAACAGATATTTACAGTTGTAGAACTTGCGTCCAGCATATCGCACAGGTCTATGAAAAAGGGATTATTGAAGCCGATCAGCCTAATATTTTTAATCTGATGGGGAATATAACTCAAGCTCAAGCTACGGCAATCATTTTGAGAATGGTCGATAGATCATATCGTAATCCAAAAACAAACGTTAGTTTAGTTAATAGTATTGAATTAACTCCTGAACAGGCTGATAATTTGCTTGTTAATAATGATGGCGTGTTATTAATTGATGTTCGTTCAAATGAGGCATATAAAAATGGACATATAGCAGGGAGCATCAATTATCCATTATTAATCATTAATCAAAACCCTAATATAATCAGTGATGATAAGAATCAACCAATTATTTTATACTGCCAAAAAGGGTACCAAAGTAAACTAGCTGCTGATCTATTAGTTAATGCTGGTTATACAAAGGTTTACACAATTCCAGGCGTTGAACAGAATGGTTATGATTTAGTTTACTGA